One Candidatus Zixiibacteriota bacterium genomic window, GTAAGAGCGGCATCTATACCGGTCCGAAAAACGACGGCGTCATGATCATTGAAAATGCCATCCATGACAACGGCTGGAACGGTGTCATCGTCGATCTGCTCGGCAACTACTGGAATGCTCAGTTCGAACCGGCGCCGGCCGACTCACAGTATGCCTGTTTTGACTGTGCTACCGATATTCAGGCTCACGGCAATGATATCTACGGCAACGGTACCGCCGGGAATCCGGAAGCCCAGTATGGTGTTGTGGTCAACGGCGACCCGACCAACGGCTTTATCTTCGATGCCGAGGAGAACTGGTGGGGAACAATCGATTATCCGGTTATCTCCGGGCTCGTTTCAGGAGAAGTCGATTTCGATCCATGGTGCTCCGATGCCTCGCATACCAACTGTACGCTGTCTTATCCCGTGACTGAGGTCTGGGTGGATGACGACTGGACCGGATATTCGCCGGGCGATCAGGTTGGCGGGCATACTTTCGGCTATGATGCCTTTGTCACGATTCAGGAAGGTATCAATGCCGTCACCGGCAGCACCGTCAATGTCGCGGCCGGAACTTATGTCGAGGACCTGGTTGTCGACAAGTCACTGACTATGATCGGCGCCGGACCGGGATCGACTCTCATTACCCCGACCGGTACGGGGCCGGCGATTACGGTTACGGCCGATGATGTAATGCTGTCGCAAATCGGCATCACGCATCCGACACAGTTAGTCGAAGGCGTACGGGTAGCCGGTGCTGCGGCTAATCTCACCCTCGACTACGTTGACATTACCAATCTTGGCAATAATCCCGGACCGGGAAATGCCTTTGGTGTCAATATAACCAATACCTTCGCGGGATTGACCGTAAGCAATTCCAACTTTATTGCCACCAATCTCGGAGAATACTCACGTGCGATCGGTATTTTCGCAGGCAATAATTTCATGCTCAGCGACTTTGCCGTGTCGGGATCGGTGTTCGAATATCTGTTCGTGGGTATTTATCTGCGTTCGGATATCAACGGCCTCGATGTTGACGGCAACACTTTCGGACCGTTTGAGATCGAGGACTGTACGGCGGCAGTGGCCGGTATATATATCGGCGACGGCAGCCTTCCCAACTTCGACATTCAAAACATTTCCGTGACGGGTAACCTGTTCACTGATTACGGTCGCGGCGTCTACATGTGGAACTATGCCCACGGTGAGGCGATTCTTAATGTCGATATCAGCGGGAATACGTTCAACAATTCCATTTGGAGTGCCGGTATTCGTCTGATTGGCCAGTTGGATCCGGCGACTCAGGTCGCCGTGATCGAAGGTCCGATCACGATCGACGACAATACCTTCACCCAGAGTGTCGATATCGGTGGTTCGGGTGGCGTTGGTCTGATCGATTTCCGATCGGGCGGCGAGTCCGCTACCAGTCAGATAGCCGTTACCGATAACGAGATTACGTTTACCGGTTCGTTCAGTTCGGCTACCTATGGTGTTGTGTTCCGAGGGCCGATTACGAACGCCACCGTCAGCGGCAACATGATGGACGGCGGCAATGTCGGCGGCGCCAACGGTGGTCCGCCCAATACCACGGCGATCTATGTTGCTACTGATGACTCCTGGCTCGGTCCGCTTTCCAGTAGTGCCGTTCTGGATATCTCCAATAACTATATTACCGGGTTCGAGAACGGTATCGCTGTTTATGATCGCAACACCGCTACGTTTGGAAATCTCCCGACCGGTGCGACATTGGCGATTCACGACAACTCGATAACCGGCAACACCCTGTCAGTCAAATCCGGAGCGGGTGAAACCGCCGATGCTTCCGGCAACTGGTGGGGCGCGGTCGATCCGGCGACAGTCGCCGTAGGATTCGAAGGTCCGGTCGACTATACTCCGTGGCTGGCAACGGGTACGGATACCGACCCGATCGCGACCGGATTCCAGGGTAGTTTCGGCACCCTTTACGTCGATGACGACAGTCCTCAGGCCGGTTCCGAAACGCGGTTGATCGAGGCAATCGGACTGGTGACGTCAAGTACTATCTATCTCACACCCGGTACCTATGCCGAGGGACCGCAGGTGGTGATAGACAGCGATCTGGATATCATCGGCGATGCTTCGTCAACAGTGACAATCGTTCCTACGGCCAACACCGGCAGCTCGGGTGATGCCCGCGGCTGGTTCCTGGTTCAGGACGGAATTGCACTCAACATGAGCAAGGTGACGCTCGATGGTGACGGTTTTAACGTTTATCAAGGGATTCGTCACAAAGGCAGCGGTTTCCTCGATGATATCGTCTTCAAGAACATGATTCATCCGGGGTATGCCGGGACGGCCGTTGCTGCTTTCGGCAGCGGTGTCAGTGTCTCTATCATACATTCGGAGTTCGATAACATTGGCCGCATTGGCGCTCTTATGTGGGTGCCCGGGACTTTCGCCTACAACACTTACACCGGTAAGGGTGACGGCGACTGGCTCGACTACGGCATCGACATGAATGCCGGGGCCATTGTTGATATCGTCGGCAACACCTTCACGGAATGCACGGGGGTAGCGTCCTCAGACGGTTCCACCTCGGCCGGGGTGCTGGTTACCACTTACTACGGACCCGGCACGAACGCCATTTTGGAGGACAACCTCTTCACCGGTTGTTCGGCCGGTTTGAATATCGGTTACGATGAGTATGACGCCTCGACGGTCAGCGTTACCAACAACAACCGTTTCCTTGGCAACGAGTACGGTATCGTGACATCGGCTAGTTCGTCGACTAACCTGACCTGTTACGGCAACATTTTCAACAACACCTGCAATGCCGATGATGATGCCGGTGGGATGTGGGATGACGGCGTCAGTGTCGGTAACTGCTGGGCGGATTTTGCCGCGAACGCAGGCTACCCGACTTATTACCTGGTCGGCGGTGATGCCGGTGCGATCGATCATTATCCGAGTGTCGATTGTGGTATCGATCTGACTCCGGACGACATCGTTTACCATTGCGACGGCAATTTCACGTTCGATGTCAACGTGAACGAAGCGATTACCAACCTTGAGGCGGGCTCGTTCGTTTTCGTATACGATGCCGGTTTGACCGTAGTCGATGTCGCCAGCGCCAATCCCGAGGTAACCCTGGCGGGTGATCGTGTTGAGAACGGCACGACCTTCGATACGCTGTATGTCGATTTCCTGATCGGAACCGGATCGGTAACGGGACCGGCTGCCTTGTTCAGGGTGGAGATGAACGGCATTGTCAGCTTCTGCGGAGGGACCGAAATAACTCCGTTTAGTGCGACGCTGTTCAACTCGGACAACGAGCAAATCGCCGTCACCATGCCCGCACCGATCACGTTGGTAGCCGACTGTGACGATCCGGAATTCGTACTCAACGGACCGGCTGCAGGTAGTTACTACAATACTGCGCCGGTGGTTGATATCGCGGCCTCGGATAACTGTGATATCGATGCGGTATATTACCAGATCGACGACTGCCTTGAAACCGGCTGGATTGCCGTTGCCGGTCCGGGCTACAACGGTACATCCTGGTCCGATGCGGCCTGGATCGTTCCCGGTTTCTCCGGACTGAGCGAGTCCGAACATTGCGTTCATTTCAAGGTGATCGACGACAATGCCCGAAGCAACGCCGATTCCTGTACTTATAGTTGGTGTTTCCATAAGGATATTTCGGCGCCGGCGCCGCCGACCGATTTCACGGCGGAACCGGGACACAACAAGGTCCATCTTGACTGGACCGCTTCCGCGAGCGGTGATGTTACGGGTTATGTCATCCAGCGTGTTGTCTGGGGCGATTATCCGCTCTATGACACACCGGAGCCGAGCTACCCGGCCGATCATAACACCGGAGATAATATCTTCGACGGATCGGCGACGAGCTATGTCGATACATATCTGCTCGACAACACCACTCGCGACATTTACTACTACGCCATTTTCGCCTATGACGCGGCCGGGAACTATTCGGTTCTTGACGCTTCGGCGCAGGCGCGTTCTACGTCCTACTGGTTGGGTGATGTTGCCGATGATCTGACCAATTTCGGCGTCTACAACGGTTATGTCAATCACGGCGACCTGTACCATTTAGGCTTCGCCTACTGGAAAGGACCCGGCAATGCGGGATGGCAGCCTGAGGCTGACTGGGGTCCGACTGCGGACGGCAATCCGCACGGTGTACCGACTCCGGACGACACGGTCAACGTCTTTGATCTGGCGATCTTCGCGATCAACTACGGAACGGTTAATCCGACCTTGAAGGCCGTACCGTTGTTCGCTGAAACCGAGACGAACGGACCGCTGGATTTGACGCTTGGTTTTGAAACGGTCGAGAGTCAGGTTGAGTATGTACTCAGGCTGAACAACGCCCGTGGCGACGCCAAGATCATCCATACTGCGATCGAGTGTCCGACCGGGATCGACCTTGACGGATATTCACTGGCGATCGAAGAGACCGCCGAATATCCGGTGTTCGTCGATGTGCGCGAAGTCAACGATCGCATCGAAATCGACTTCGCCCTGTTGGGTAACGGTCTGGCTATCAAGGGCTCCGGTGATCTGGTTCGTTTCCGTCTCAAGACTGACGGCGCCGCGCCATCGCTGGAGTTGGTCGAAGGAATCGTTATCAACAATGACAACGAACAGGTCGATGTTGATCTCGTCAATGTCGCCAAGCCCGGCGATGGCCTGCCTCGAACTTTCGCTCTGTCCCAGAACTACCCTAATCCGTTCAACCCGAGCACCCAGATTGATTTCCAACTGCCGCAAGCGGCTCACGTGACTCTGGAAGTCTACAACCTGGTCGGGCAACGAGTAGCGATTCTGGTAAACGAGCGGCTTGATCCCGGTTATCATACGGCCGTATGGCACGGTGATGATCAGTCAGGCAATCCGGTTTCGAGCGGTGTGTACTTCTATCGTTTGCGAACGGAGGATGTCAACCTTACGCGCAAGATGATGCTTGTGAAATAGACGGTCATTGACCGACTGGAAGATGGTTGGGGTCATGGATGACCCCGACCGCTTCCGGAAAGGGATAGCTAATGAAGTGGTTCCTGACGCGATTGGTTCTGTCGACTTGTTTCGTAGCTTTTACAATCGTCGGGCACGCTGCCGCCGGATCGGCCGATACGACTGTGGTCTTGAATCCGCACGCTAAAATCGTGCAACATATCGGCGATACTTTCGAAATCGAGGTGGCCCTGGATTCGGGAGTGGTCGATGCCACTTTCTATTCCGCCGACATTGCCTGGACAAATACCGGAACGGTTCAACTCATCGATGCCTGGCCTGACGAAGAATGGTACGGCATGGGCAATTGTCCGGTTGATACGTGCTTTGGCTACGACCTGACGACAGTAGACGATTCCATCACGGTTTGTCGTGTTTGGAGCATCTTGTGGGAATCCAACGACTGTGACATCGCTGTTAACGGATACCACCGTGTTGCCACCCTGCTGTTTCAATCTCTCGGTGGCGGCGTTGTTGAACTCGGTTATGTCGATGATTCGACCATTGTCAAAGGCTGCGTCGATCCGGACAGCAATATCGTAGCCGGTACCGAAAACGCTGTCGTGTATGTTTGTCCGTTGCCGCCGGAGTACACCTATGGCGGCGACATAAACGGCAGCGGGACCGGTCCCGATATATCCGATCTGGTTTACCTGGTCAGTTACATGTTCGGGGGAGGTCCCGAACCGGCTTTCAAAGCCGGTGATGACTACTTCCCGCAGGCGGATGTCAACTGCGACGGAACCGGTCCCGATATATCCGATCTGGTTTATCTCGTCAACTACATGTTCAACAACGGACCGGCGCCGTGCACGCTTTGCCCGCAACAGGAGTGACTATATGAAAAGTATGCTCTTCTTTGTTCTGGCTGTATGTCTCACGGCATCCGGCGTTATGGCGCAGACAGCTCAGCTTGGTCTGGAGCCGGACACGATCTATTCCCAGAACAATGAGTTTTTCTATGAACATATTATGATTGACGAAAATCTGGTCGGGGCGAAAGTATTTCATCTTACGCTTTCCTTTGATCACACGGTGACGGCCATACCCTGCAGTACGGTCGAATTGGGTGATCTTTTCGATGGTCTCGATGAGGACAGTGTGACGACCTTTTACACTCGTCTCCGCCCGGATTCGAATCATATCGACATCGATATCGCTTATCTGCGCGACAGCGCCGTGCTGAACGGTCCGGGTGAATTATTGACAATCACCGCTGTACCTAAGGCCTTCGGCGTAACGGATATAATGGTAGATGAGCTGCTGGTGTTCGATCGTTACAACCAGCCGATTCCGGTGGATGTGATCAATCGGACATTCGTGCGTATTTGTCAGTATGTCGGTGATGTCAACGCCGACAACTCGATTGATATACGCGATGTCGTCTACCTGGTTGAATACATGTTCTTGAACGGCCCGGAACCACTTCCATCGGTGTGGTCCGGGAATTTCAACTGTGACGCCAGTCCGATTGATATCAGCGATCTGGTTTCTCTGGTCAACTGGATGTTCCAACAAGGGCCCTGGCTATGTCAGCCGCCTTGTGTTGAAGAACCATAGGTTGTTTAACATTCCCAACTTGGTTGTATCCTGAGTATACGACCTTCCTTCTCCGGTCGGTGTCGCTCGGCGCCGACCGGTTTCTATTCGATTAAGCCTGCACGTATGATGGAAAATGTCGTCAACGAGCTTTAGTGAGCCGGTTTCTATGATTTGGTCGCAACGATGACGATTCGGTCGTTTTCACAGAGCATTTCACCGGTGTGCTCGGCGAGGAATTTTTCCAGGCGATCCATCCAATAATCGCGGCGCTGAGTTCGTTCGGCGAAACGCTCGAACTGGTCGAAATAACCGTCCATGGCGTATTCACGGTCGGATTTGACGACGAGGGAGTCATGCGCAAGGCCATGGTTAGCGAAGAAATCGGTAAGAGTTTTAACGGCAAGATAAGGGCTATGCGAATAATCGGCCTCGGCCTGCACTTCAAGGTAAAGAGCCTGTGCGGCATGAGTGAGACGCTTGGCGTCGCTGCGAAGATCATCGATCGGTTCCTCGACAAGGATATATCGTGAGGACACGCGGATCATCTCAGTGAGCGTCGTTTGCCAGTCTTTCATGTGATGAAATGCCGCCCGTTCGAAAACAACGTCGAACGAGTTATCGGGGAACGACAGGCTGGTGCCGTCCATGATTTCGTAGATGATGTTGTCGGCGGGTTGTTCCGTGCGGCAGCGTTCGATCAACGCGGGGGAGATATCGATTGCGGTTATCCGGCCGCAATGCGGGGCGATTTTGGCGGTGAAAGTTCCGCAGCCGCAGCCGATGTCGAGGACGCTGTTCGGTTTAACAGCCTCGATAATTCCGAGAGTGCTGTCTTTGATCGTGATCATTTTTTCTTCTTTAAGCGATGAAACGGAATGCGTACAACGGGTCAACTGTGATCATAACGGATTCAATGTACCACGTTCCCGGCGATCTTTCAAGTCCGGGTTGGGTAGATTACCGCTGTGCGGGTTTGAGCTGTCGGGTTATCCACATTGCCGGAATAGTCATCAGCCCCAACTTGATTAGTTCCTGCAGGTTACAGTGAATTGGGTTTGTTTTGCTTTTTTTGTTTTTGTGCCGTTCCGTTCTCCTCTCGATATGGTCCAGGTCTTTGGCGAGTGGCTTCATTGAAGGGGGCGCAGCCGAATTGTCTGGAGAGGTTGTAGGGAAAGTGAGGAGGGGAGGGTTGTTCAGTTCACTAGGGAACCACGGCGTTCCACGACCGGTGGATGCTGCCGTAATTCTACAAAGAAGTACGGAACGCCGAAGAAGACATTTTTGTCGCAGACGAGCTTATATATTGCAGCACAAAGGTTTGTGTTGTCCGGCACCCGATCCGTGCCGTATCTTAAGAAGATAAAATAGACCTATAACTCAATATAAATAACTTGACGTCGATATTAATTATAGTATTATTCGATACTAGAGATTTTTTTTCAACAATTTGAGGGTTGGTGCGACAACGGGAATGATTGGAATGAATCGCACGATATTGGCTTATCCGCTGTGTTCGCATGGCTGACTCTGTTCGGTTCGTGCGTTACCGACCGATGGGAGGAGTGTGTTAAATAGGTGTTTGTGCAACCACGAGAGCACGGTCTTGACGGTATTCGGGGTGCTATGTTTGTTATTGCTCGTTGCGAGCGCGAATTCCGCGGTAGACAGCTCTGATGTAATCTTTCATTTCAGGGGGACCGACCCAGCCTCGTACGCAGGCTTCTCCGTTTCGTCGATAGGGGATATCAACGGCGATGGATACGACGATATTGCCGCGGCAGTCGCTGTTCCTCCGAGCCTCTGTATCTTCTACGGCGGTGATACCCCCGACATACAGCCCGACATGGTGTTCGACGGCATGGCCCGGCCCAACCCGCCCATCGATATGGACGGCGACGGCATCGACGACGTTATTGTCTCGGGATTGTACACGGCCAACTACAATCAGCACGGCATTATCAGATTCTACAAAGGTTACGGCGATTCGCTCGGATCGGAGCCCTACGATTCTCTCCTGCCGGGTTACCTGAACTACGGTTTCGGCTGGCCGTTGGCCGCCGGTTACATCGACGATGACTCGTTGGGCGACATCGTGACCTGGCGTTGGGAGCTAGGCTCCACCGGCTACGTGTATTACTTCCGAGGCAAGCCGCACATGGACACCATCCCCGACTGGAGCTTTGTGGAGGCCGGCGGCGATCACGACATACGTTTTCTCGATCTGATAGACTTCGACGGCGACACACATCTGGATATTGCCATCGCCCTCTCAGAGAACAATGACACTCTGGGCTACGTATATGTGTTCCGGGGACCGGACTTCCAGCAGTCGCCGGACTTCATTCTCGGCTATCCCACCGAGCTGGCGCTGAAGTACGGAGATGCCTGCCCGCACAAGTACTTCGCGGATTGGGCGATGAGCAACATCGGCGACGTCAACGGCGACGGCTGGGACGACCTGGGCGTCAACTATTGTTATCACGGTGTCATCTACTTCGGCGGACCCGAGGCCGATACGGTCTTCGACGCCGAGCTGCAGTACATGGCGGTCGACTACGCCGGTGTCGGCGACATCAACGGCGACAACTACAGCGACCTGGCAACGGGGGGATGTGAGCTTTCGCGGCATGGAACGGTCGATATCTATCCGGGTGGTCCGGGGTTCAACGCCGTCATTGACGACTATGTCTCCTCGAAGGATCTGCCGCCGGCCGATCTGGAATACATCGGCTATCGTGTCTCCTCGGCCGGAGACTTCAACGGCGACGGGTTCAACGACATCCTGTTTTCGTGCCGAAACTTCACGATCCGCCAGCCGGGCGATGTGTTTGTCGTCAAGGGTGGACCCGATATCGCGACCGATGTTTCGGAGCATTCGCCGGCCACGCTTCCCGGTCCGGACTACCGACTCAGCAACTTTCCGAACCCGTTCAACGGTCAGACCGAGATCAGCTTTGAACTGTCAGAACGCGCCACGGTATCGTTGACTGTTTACAACGTCCTCGGCGAGCGCGTGGCGCAGTTGATAGAAGGCAAGGTGCTGAGCGCCGGAGAGCACGTCTACTCCTGGGACACCGACAGCGGCGAACACGGTCGGCTTCCCAGTGGAGTCTATTTCTCTGTTCTTGACATAGATGGTGTGACCAATTCCACTAAGATGTTGCTTCTGAAATAGAGCCGTATTTCACGCCGGGTGGCCCTGGGCTTGCCCAGGGTTTCCAGAAGAAAACTCCCGCTCGTTCTACAAGGCTTCATAATAAATGGAATATACGATAATTGTGCCGTAGTGCAAGGCGGTATGACAGCGAAACCTCGCTGCGTCGCTTCGCAAATCCCACCCGAGGGGTGGGGCACAAAAAAGATGAAGATGGATTCCCGCTTTCACGGAAAGACGTTCTCCGGAATGGGCTGCTGCAGGGGCAGACGAGACGTCTGCCGCCCACGTAAAGAGCCCTAGCTTCGCATAGCGGGCGGCCTTGTGTCGCTCGCATTACAGACGTGTCTTGCTGAACATCCGCGCGTACGGCTTTTTCAACACTCTCTGAAAGGAGAGTCACCCGGGTAGCAGGGATACCGTAATGAAGGCGGGCCACTATGCCGAGTTACCAGGTTCGGTTAATCAATCGCTTGTGGTTGTTCAGGCGCAGGAGGTCTTTGAGTCTTACGGTATTCAGATCGGTTCCAGAAGAAACCGGAAAAGATAACGCCTGATACAATTCCGATGGCAATGTAGATGTAAAACGATATCCCGGCGATCTTAAAGATCGTTGCCAGAATGAGCGCGCTGATGATACACAGGACTATATTCCAGTGAAATACTCGTTTCCATTTCTCGGTCCAGATTAGCTCGTTTCCACAATGACGACAGACCAGAAATTCAGGGTAGATCTTCCAGAGGAAGCGGGAAAATGAAACCGCCCTTTTTGAACATACCGGGCAAATCATATATTCCTCCTCGATGGACAACTGTTTGCAGCCGACCGTCTCGCGTGCGATCTCGAATGGTGTGGTTCGGTTTTTCTCACCCGTGATTGTTACAAATGTAAGTTATGAGATAATAATCTCGAAGCAACCGAAAAACGATAACCTGACGGGCCGGGTACAGACGGATCGTC contains:
- a CDS encoding right-handed parallel beta-helix repeat-containing protein → MRSSMLMGTILALVLCSASAWAGVAIPWSEQGQTTTPDMELLARDRIPTQSLSVDGAVDFHQAQVYGANYLRKMQADITEDNAGNGNPDSPDDPDDGGWDWRVTSPPAPFSHTTSASSTNLYGATALGLYYTHLEFGGVSYLLAMTDAADTMIYNPNVRSGSDLIFLMQYNDLSSVSGTEYQDSARAKYDARMTSYGGAQAFAEFVRDYRGVTNGYPNGIIAWDVGVWVRVAAMLDARFPGNGYDADADAMAEVLYQDSYMDNPGYFDIVDDAGFDPDYNDVNFYWYNLGISGLIDAFVAADLHTSEIPDLVDRLLASQANHGGVSYCYGANPGDDDWQTTAYAMMTLGRLDQVGYQSQIDEMGYFLAATQDPSGGWLYSSGNHYPEVCGEATAGLYYTSNTAVYDLADALVDDDFTWQGDVDVYNDAHGTNFIWEYDAFATIQEAIDVVDGSTVLIAPGTYYETLNITLTGLQLVGEDRATVIIDPTGLASNNSGIYVDADNVTIESLTLQSTATNSLPRYGIKFGQVDGCSLIDVTVRDVYRSGVDALGTSNLTVSGVTCINNGGHGLSLVDCNGVDVSDLTVSGNAWQGVSVATWGNYTPLGVSGIVFSGTNSFSDVFQLEMGDYNNPGVAPSGDAIITYSTNISDGADVTVQASDFGFAVHGEQDDSPDQVRVWFVPTLTDAATVLSLAPIGHLTGNDMYIEDLVDVTQLYVTPNGSIQAAIDAADPYDLINVSAGTYVEALSITKPLSLFGATAGVNKNGYAVPTGYTWDDAVETIIMHPDPASGYMTIVDIYNTDDVTFDGFVVQELSAVANQNTSLVRVYAYSQEIGNIQVVNNVIGPNTNTVSQDGAQGRMGLYIVNHPYDDNGVVNSSFAGNKIFDCKGNGDNVFIWSSYYAYGAPGPASMAGTVIEDNEIYGSHRSGIETAGGFSDLVIRNNEIYDNVELPGDDPDKLKYGHGILLIRGSSDKVSDPLTAYGPVNLTIEGNNIYGNSKSGIYTGPKNDGVMIIENAIHDNGWNGVIVDLLGNYWNAQFEPAPADSQYACFDCATDIQAHGNDIYGNGTAGNPEAQYGVVVNGDPTNGFIFDAEENWWGTIDYPVISGLVSGEVDFDPWCSDASHTNCTLSYPVTEVWVDDDWTGYSPGDQVGGHTFGYDAFVTIQEGINAVTGSTVNVAAGTYVEDLVVDKSLTMIGAGPGSTLITPTGTGPAITVTADDVMLSQIGITHPTQLVEGVRVAGAAANLTLDYVDITNLGNNPGPGNAFGVNITNTFAGLTVSNSNFIATNLGEYSRAIGIFAGNNFMLSDFAVSGSVFEYLFVGIYLRSDINGLDVDGNTFGPFEIEDCTAAVAGIYIGDGSLPNFDIQNISVTGNLFTDYGRGVYMWNYAHGEAILNVDISGNTFNNSIWSAGIRLIGQLDPATQVAVIEGPITIDDNTFTQSVDIGGSGGVGLIDFRSGGESATSQIAVTDNEITFTGSFSSATYGVVFRGPITNATVSGNMMDGGNVGGANGGPPNTTAIYVATDDSWLGPLSSSAVLDISNNYITGFENGIAVYDRNTATFGNLPTGATLAIHDNSITGNTLSVKSGAGETADASGNWWGAVDPATVAVGFEGPVDYTPWLATGTDTDPIATGFQGSFGTLYVDDDSPQAGSETRLIEAIGLVTSSTIYLTPGTYAEGPQVVIDSDLDIIGDASSTVTIVPTANTGSSGDARGWFLVQDGIALNMSKVTLDGDGFNVYQGIRHKGSGFLDDIVFKNMIHPGYAGTAVAAFGSGVSVSIIHSEFDNIGRIGALMWVPGTFAYNTYTGKGDGDWLDYGIDMNAGAIVDIVGNTFTECTGVASSDGSTSAGVLVTTYYGPGTNAILEDNLFTGCSAGLNIGYDEYDASTVSVTNNNRFLGNEYGIVTSASSSTNLTCYGNIFNNTCNADDDAGGMWDDGVSVGNCWADFAANAGYPTYYLVGGDAGAIDHYPSVDCGIDLTPDDIVYHCDGNFTFDVNVNEAITNLEAGSFVFVYDAGLTVVDVASANPEVTLAGDRVENGTTFDTLYVDFLIGTGSVTGPAALFRVEMNGIVSFCGGTEITPFSATLFNSDNEQIAVTMPAPITLVADCDDPEFVLNGPAAGSYYNTAPVVDIAASDNCDIDAVYYQIDDCLETGWIAVAGPGYNGTSWSDAAWIVPGFSGLSESEHCVHFKVIDDNARSNADSCTYSWCFHKDISAPAPPTDFTAEPGHNKVHLDWTASASGDVTGYVIQRVVWGDYPLYDTPEPSYPADHNTGDNIFDGSATSYVDTYLLDNTTRDIYYYAIFAYDAAGNYSVLDASAQARSTSYWLGDVADDLTNFGVYNGYVNHGDLYHLGFAYWKGPGNAGWQPEADWGPTADGNPHGVPTPDDTVNVFDLAIFAINYGTVNPTLKAVPLFAETETNGPLDLTLGFETVESQVEYVLRLNNARGDAKIIHTAIECPTGIDLDGYSLAIEETAEYPVFVDVREVNDRIEIDFALLGNGLAIKGSGDLVRFRLKTDGAAPSLELVEGIVINNDNEQVDVDLVNVAKPGDGLPRTFALSQNYPNPFNPSTQIDFQLPQAAHVTLEVYNLVGQRVAILVNERLDPGYHTAVWHGDDQSGNPVSSGVYFYRLRTEDVNLTRKMMLVK
- a CDS encoding methyltransferase domain-containing protein; the encoded protein is MITIKDSTLGIIEAVKPNSVLDIGCGCGTFTAKIAPHCGRITAIDISPALIERCRTEQPADNIIYEIMDGTSLSFPDNSFDVVFERAAFHHMKDWQTTLTEMIRVSSRYILVEEPIDDLRSDAKRLTHAAQALYLEVQAEADYSHSPYLAVKTLTDFFANHGLAHDSLVVKSDREYAMDGYFDQFERFAERTQRRDYWMDRLEKFLAEHTGEMLCENDRIVIVATKS
- a CDS encoding T9SS type A sorting domain-containing protein, which gives rise to MLLLVASANSAVDSSDVIFHFRGTDPASYAGFSVSSIGDINGDGYDDIAAAVAVPPSLCIFYGGDTPDIQPDMVFDGMARPNPPIDMDGDGIDDVIVSGLYTANYNQHGIIRFYKGYGDSLGSEPYDSLLPGYLNYGFGWPLAAGYIDDDSLGDIVTWRWELGSTGYVYYFRGKPHMDTIPDWSFVEAGGDHDIRFLDLIDFDGDTHLDIAIALSENNDTLGYVYVFRGPDFQQSPDFILGYPTELALKYGDACPHKYFADWAMSNIGDVNGDGWDDLGVNYCYHGVIYFGGPEADTVFDAELQYMAVDYAGVGDINGDNYSDLATGGCELSRHGTVDIYPGGPGFNAVIDDYVSSKDLPPADLEYIGYRVSSAGDFNGDGFNDILFSCRNFTIRQPGDVFVVKGGPDIATDVSEHSPATLPGPDYRLSNFPNPFNGQTEISFELSERATVSLTVYNVLGERVAQLIEGKVLSAGEHVYSWDTDSGEHGRLPSGVYFSVLDIDGVTNSTKMLLLK